A region from the Lusitaniella coriacea LEGE 07157 genome encodes:
- a CDS encoding rubredoxin: protein MSDPAQEKTLAEQAPARYECKSCGYVYEPDKGDSKSEIPSGTLFEDLPTDWHCPVCGVRKAQFRNIGSTGAPSGFQENLNYGLGVNRLTPGQKNILIFGSLAVAFLLFLSLYGLH, encoded by the coding sequence ATGAGCGATCCAGCCCAAGAAAAAACCCTAGCCGAACAAGCCCCCGCTCGTTATGAGTGCAAAAGCTGCGGCTACGTCTACGAACCCGATAAGGGAGATAGCAAAAGCGAGATTCCGTCAGGAACCCTTTTTGAGGATTTACCGACTGACTGGCACTGTCCGGTCTGTGGCGTTCGCAAGGCACAGTTCCGAAATATCGGTTCAACCGGTGCGCCCTCTGGATTCCAAGAAAATCTAAACTACGGTTTAGGGGTTAATCGCTTGACACCCGGTCAAAAAAACATACTCATTTTTGGCAGTTTAGCAGTCGCCTTTTTGCTATTCCTCAGTCTTTACGGTTTGCATTAA
- the psbF gene encoding cytochrome b559 subunit beta → MTSRNPGNQPVSYPIFTVRWLAVHTLGVPSVFFLGAIAAMQFIQR, encoded by the coding sequence ATGACGAGTAGAAATCCAGGCAATCAGCCTGTTTCGTACCCCATTTTCACAGTCAGATGGCTGGCTGTTCACACCTTGGGCGTACCCAGTGTATTCTTTTTGGGCGCGATCGCGGCCATGCAGTTTATCCAAAGATAG
- a CDS encoding photosynthesis system II assembly factor Ycf48 yields the protein MSLFVRKLKQILVVLAVAFFCASCSNVPSTSYNPWNAQELPTEARLLDVAFTENPNVGWLVGSQATLFETADGGETWQEQKLELGDEKVTFTSVSFIGQEGWIVGQPSILLHTTDGGKSWSRISLSSKLPGSPYSILALAPNSAEMTTDVGAIYKTEDGAKTWKALVQEAVGVVRNLSRSAEGEYIAVSARGNFYSTWQPGQTAWVPHQRTSSRRLQNMGFGKDGRRWSIARGGQIQFGSSEDAETWDEAQYPEIGTSWGLLDVAYRTPEEIWVSGGSGNLLVSFDEGKTWQKDREVEDVPSNLYKIVFNSRDRGFVLGDRGFLLTYKSQDKVA from the coding sequence ATGAGTTTATTTGTGAGAAAACTGAAACAAATCTTAGTTGTATTGGCAGTTGCCTTCTTTTGCGCGAGTTGTAGCAACGTCCCCAGCACGAGCTACAATCCCTGGAACGCTCAAGAACTGCCAACAGAGGCAAGACTTTTAGATGTCGCCTTTACCGAGAACCCCAATGTCGGCTGGTTAGTCGGGAGTCAGGCAACGCTTTTTGAAACCGCAGATGGCGGCGAAACCTGGCAAGAACAGAAACTCGAACTGGGCGATGAAAAAGTGACATTTACCTCAGTCAGCTTCATTGGTCAGGAAGGGTGGATTGTCGGTCAGCCTTCAATCCTTCTCCATACAACTGATGGAGGAAAATCTTGGTCGCGGATTTCTTTGAGTTCCAAGTTACCGGGTTCCCCCTATTCAATTTTAGCCCTCGCACCCAACTCGGCAGAAATGACGACAGATGTCGGGGCAATTTACAAAACTGAAGATGGGGCAAAAACCTGGAAAGCCTTGGTTCAAGAGGCAGTTGGAGTGGTTCGTAACCTTTCGCGCTCTGCTGAGGGGGAATATATTGCAGTTTCTGCGCGGGGGAACTTTTATTCCACTTGGCAACCCGGTCAAACAGCTTGGGTTCCGCACCAACGCACCAGTTCCCGGCGACTCCAGAATATGGGGTTTGGCAAGGACGGTCGGCGATGGTCGATCGCGCGAGGCGGTCAAATTCAGTTTGGCAGTTCGGAAGATGCCGAAACGTGGGATGAAGCGCAGTACCCCGAAATTGGAACCAGTTGGGGATTGCTAGATGTTGCCTATCGCACGCCAGAGGAAATCTGGGTGTCTGGGGGTAGCGGCAATCTTCTGGTGAGTTTTGATGAGGGAAAAACCTGGCAAAAAGATAGAGAAGTAGAGGATGTTCCCTCCAATCTCTATAAAATTGTCTTTAACAGTCGCGATCGCGGATTTGTATTAGGAGATCGCGGTTTTTTACTCACATACAAATCCCAGGATAAAGTAGCTTAA
- a CDS encoding HEPN domain-containing protein encodes MNEDFCMQSFKVEFLIAVDRKEVFCNSINSLNNFLKSSEEITVYDNCIEYDSLKIGYEVQMGDIATENQRYFHIKLTSDNKSEIEKFERFLKNIRALLFKASSQQVQILWDDLSYYYTNQAYPLIHEIENIMRKLITKFMLTNVGLSWFKEASPQEVIDSIRHKSSKNSHNHIYEADFIQLSNFLFKEYTSISAKNLAEKIKTVSRLEDLSLDELKSFVPKSNWERYFSALVDCESEYLSKRWEKLYQRRNQVAHNKSMSKQEFNEVVQLINDVKPKLQEAIGKLDQITLPEEDKESIIENAEENLTNLTDNTQQAFKILREAGESMTNPLAQAMLTLTNLRGWMGSS; translated from the coding sequence ATGAATGAGGATTTTTGTATGCAAAGCTTTAAGGTTGAATTTTTGATCGCTGTCGATCGTAAAGAAGTGTTTTGCAATAGTATAAATTCTCTGAATAACTTTTTGAAGTCGTCTGAAGAAATTACAGTTTACGATAACTGTATTGAATACGATTCTCTGAAGATCGGATATGAAGTTCAAATGGGGGATATCGCTACCGAAAATCAAAGATACTTTCATATTAAGTTGACAAGTGATAACAAGAGTGAAATTGAAAAATTTGAAAGATTTCTAAAAAATATTAGGGCGCTATTATTCAAAGCAAGTAGTCAACAAGTTCAAATTTTATGGGATGACTTGAGTTACTATTATACGAATCAAGCTTATCCTTTGATTCACGAAATTGAAAACATCATGCGTAAGCTCATTACAAAGTTTATGCTAACTAACGTGGGTTTATCTTGGTTCAAGGAAGCGAGTCCGCAAGAAGTCATTGATTCTATCCGTCATAAAAGCTCTAAGAATAGCCACAATCATATCTATGAAGCGGATTTCATACAGCTTTCAAACTTTTTATTTAAAGAATACACCTCAATCAGCGCGAAAAACCTTGCTGAAAAAATAAAAACTGTCAGTAGGCTAGAAGACTTAAGCTTGGATGAATTAAAGTCTTTTGTCCCTAAGTCAAATTGGGAACGATACTTTTCTGCTTTAGTTGATTGTGAGAGCGAGTATTTGAGCAAGCGTTGGGAAAAGTTGTATCAAAGGAGGAATCAGGTTGCACATAATAAATCAATGAGCAAACAGGAGTTTAACGAAGTCGTGCAACTGATTAATGATGTTAAACCTAAGCTACAAGAAGCGATTGGTAAGCTCGATCAAATTACTCTACCAGAAGAGGATAAAGAATCAATTATTGAAAATGCAGAAGAGAATTTAACAAACTTAACGGATAATACTCAACAAGCTTTCAAAATACTTAGAGAGGCTGGAGAGTCTATGACCAACCCTCTTGCACAAGCTATGTTAACACTTACGAATTTGAGAGGCTGGATGGGTTCTTCTTAA
- a CDS encoding photosystem II reaction center protein L, with protein MDRTPNPNRQPVELNRTSLFLGLLLIFVLGILFSSYFFN; from the coding sequence ATGGATCGTACCCCAAATCCAAATCGGCAGCCTGTTGAACTCAATCGAACCTCTTTGTTCTTGGGTTTACTGCTCATTTTCGTTCTGGGTATTTTGTTTTCCAGTTATTTCTTTAACTAA
- the psbE gene encoding cytochrome b559 subunit alpha codes for MAGSTGERPFSDIITSVRYWVIHSITIPMLFIAGWLFVSTGLAYDVFGTPRPNEYYSQDRLEVPLVTDRYQSKSQIDEFVKK; via the coding sequence ATGGCAGGTTCAACTGGAGAGCGTCCGTTTTCCGATATTATTACCAGTGTTCGCTACTGGGTGATTCATAGCATCACAATTCCGATGTTATTTATCGCGGGCTGGCTATTTGTTAGCACGGGTTTAGCTTATGATGTTTTTGGAACGCCTCGTCCGAATGAGTATTACTCTCAAGATCGGCTAGAAGTTCCCTTGGTTACAGACCGCTATCAGAGTAAATCTCAGATTGATGAGTTTGTTAAAAAGTAA
- a CDS encoding photosystem II reaction center protein J, which produces MFADGRIPLWLVAVVAGTGILTVVGLFFYGAYAGVGSSM; this is translated from the coding sequence ATGTTTGCAGATGGGCGTATTCCCTTGTGGCTTGTTGCCGTAGTCGCTGGCACGGGCATTCTTACAGTCGTTGGTCTTTTCTTCTACGGCGCATACGCTGGTGTTGGTTCTTCAATGTAA